The genomic region GTACCTGGGCAAGGTAGCGCTGGCGCACATCACTTTCTACCTGTGGGTTGTCGTCGATAGCACCTTTATAGCGCACGACGAAGCCGTTGCCGGCGGGTTGTAGTACTACGGCTTCGGGGGTTTTGGTGGCGCCCAACTGGCTGCTCACTTTCTGACCCTCGTCGGTGAGGTAGGTGATGTTGTTGCTGTCGCTTTTCAATACCAGTTTTTGTGTATCGTTGGCAGCATCCAGGTTGATGGGGGCTTCTACATACAGAAATTGGACGCCCCGGCTGCCATACGTAGAGGCCAGCGCATTGAGGCGGTCTTGGTAGGAGCGGGAGAAGGGGCAGTTCTGGCTGATAAAGACCACTACCACAGCCTTGCTGCCAGCGTAGCTGCTCAGCGAAACCGGCGCGTTGGCCGCGTTCTTCAACGTGAAATCGGTGACGGTGCGCGTGCCCTGAGCGCGCGCTACCCCCACGCCCACAGCGCAAAAAACCAGGGTAGCAGCAGCGAGAAGCGAAAGTCGGCGGAAAGACATGGCAAAAAATATGGGATGAGAAGCACGAAGCAAACACTACAGCTCCGATAGTGATTCAACGCAATACGTGAGTACATAGCCGGGTGCAGGGCGCAAATACATCAGCTGGTGCTGGCTGCGGGAGTTTTTGAGCAGCAGGTGAGCCGTCAACTCGCCTGCCTCCCGCAGCCAAAACGGGTCGAGCAATAATTGCTCTTTAAACACCAGCCCCCGGCGACTATGCAACTTGTAAAGCGTCTCTTTGGCACTCCAATAGAGACTGTACTTGGTGGCATCGTCGCCGGCATCGGCCCGCTCAGCTTCCGATAGAAACCGCGAGGCCAGTTTTTGTGCTTTTCCACGAATTAATTCAACATCTATGCCAACTCTGCCTTGAGGCGCTACTATACCAGCCACCCACTCACCAGAATGCGAGAGCGAAACTGCGTAATCGGGCAGAGTGGGGAGGTAGGGCCGACCGTTGGCATCGTTGGCTAAGGTAGCGGGCGTGGTAGTTACTTTTAGCAGCAGTGCATGTACCAGCAGGCGGCCTGCTGCCCACTGCGCCGCACGGGTAGGGTCGCGTCCGGCCGGGTACAGCGCTTGGTACACAGTAGGGTAGGGCAGCAACGGCAACAGCTCATCGACGGTTTCGGTAAGACGCCACAGGCCGAGGTAGGCGCCGTGGGGTAGGGAAGCTAGGGAGTGCAGGGGCATAAGCGGCAGAAACGCCGCCCACC from Hymenobacter aerilatus harbors:
- a CDS encoding redoxin domain-containing protein, producing the protein MSFRRLSLLAAATLVFCAVGVGVARAQGTRTVTDFTLKNAANAPVSLSSYAGSKAVVVVFISQNCPFSRSYQDRLNALASTYGSRGVQFLYVEAPINLDAANDTQKLVLKSDSNNITYLTDEGQKVSSQLGATKTPEAVVLQPAGNGFVVRYKGAIDDNPQVESDVRQRYLAQVLDNLLAGRPAGVSDTRASGCLIKKF
- a CDS encoding 4'-phosphopantetheinyl transferase family protein codes for the protein MPLHSLASLPHGAYLGLWRLTETVDELLPLLPYPTVYQALYPAGRDPTRAAQWAAGRLLVHALLLKVTTTPATLANDANGRPYLPTLPDYAVSLSHSGEWVAGIVAPQGRVGIDVELIRGKAQKLASRFLSEAERADAGDDATKYSLYWSAKETLYKLHSRRGLVFKEQLLLDPFWLREAGELTAHLLLKNSRSQHQLMYLRPAPGYVLTYCVESLSEL